From the genome of Pectobacterium brasiliense:
TAGTTTAACGGCTTTCACGACGCGTGGTAGGCTTCTGCCTCGGGTTTCACACACATCGCATGGCAGATTGCGGCCAATCAGTGCGCGATAACCGAAGGCACCCAGGACAGGCACCGATAATGGGGCCGAGACAGGAACCAGGAAAGTAAGGAAATTTCGCGTGCGCCGGTGAAGGCCACGTTGCCCCAGCCCGCCAGGAAAAGCGAACAGCTTAGGACCAAAGTCACGCGCCGGGTTAAGGGCGGAAGCCGGTCAGTGGTCCCATCGACGCACCGATAACAGCAATCAGAATACCGATCAGCAGGGGAGCGAGTGGCCCCGCCGTGGGATACCGTTGCCGTCGTCGGTCAGCCGCCAGAATCAGGCACATCAGGATGGCAGTGATGACGGTTTCAACCAGCAGCGCCTGCATGACGGAAATGTGTGGGTTCGGATACGTTGAGAAAATGCCCGCTAAATTCAGGCTCTCCGTACTGCCGCGCACCATATTGTTGGTTTGTTCAAAATCCACAAACAGATTGTAATACAGCCCGTAGACCAGTGCGGCGGCACAAAATGCCCCCGCAATCTGCGCCACAATGTAAGGCACCACTTTGCGTCCATCGAAGCAGGCAAACAGCCACAGGGCGATAGTGACGGCTGGGTTGAGGTG
Proteins encoded in this window:
- a CDS encoding MIP/aquaporin family protein, with translation MSQAERSTLKGQCIAEFLGTGLLIFFGVGCVAALKLAGASFGQWEISIIWGLGVAMAIYLTAAISGAHLNPAVTIALWLFACFDGRKVVPYIVAQIAGAFCAAALVYGLYYNLFVDFEQTNNMVRGSTESLNLAGIFSTYPNPHISVMQALLVETVITAILMCLILAADRRRQRYPTAGPLAPLLIGILIAVIGASMGPLTGFRP